One genomic segment of Musa acuminata AAA Group cultivar baxijiao chromosome BXJ3-3, Cavendish_Baxijiao_AAA, whole genome shotgun sequence includes these proteins:
- the LOC135632763 gene encoding F-box/kelch-repeat protein SKIP11-like, with product MLENDSDFISRVLQSSSEQESNWICVDYDFLESSGNKKRPLDEEVEEQEQEDQVKRKKSPQHPDTPDIKDVQHALENSDNHGNDVDYNDPSTFINPLDRELTISCLLHLSRSYYGTVACINSSFCSLIRSGELYQLRRQMEIAEHWVYFSCSVLEWEAYDPYRACWITVPKMPPTESFMCSDKESLAVGTDLLVFGRELNSYIVLRYSILTNSWSPGVVMNSPRCLFGSASLGEKAIVAGGTNAQGDILSSAELYNSETQTWETLPSMNKARKMCSGVFMDRKFYVIGGMDSNKEMLTCGEEYDLARGSWRVIPNMSAGLNGASGAPPLVAVVNNDLYAAHYADKEVRKYNKDNNAWVTLGKLPERSVSVNGWGLAFRACGEWLIVIGGPRGSHGGIIELNSWIPNEGPPEWNMIASKHSGSFVYNCAVMGC from the coding sequence ATGTTGGAAAACGATTCAGACTTCATCTCGAGGGTGCTTCAGAGCTCTTCGGAACAGGAATCCAATTGGATTTGCGTGGACTACGACTTCCTGGAGTCCTCGGGCAACAAGAAGCGCCCACTGGATGAGGAGGTGGAAGAACAGGAACAGGAGGATCAGGTTAAAAGGAAGAAGTCACCGCAGCATCCCGATACCCCTGATATCAAAGACGTGCAGCACGCTCTGGAAAATTCTGATAACCATGGAAATGATGTGGACTATAATGACCCAAGCACCTTCATCAATCCTCTTGACAGGGAACTGACAATTAGCTGTCTTCTTCACCTCTCCCGGTCCTATTATGGTACTGTGGCATGCATCAACAGTTCCTTCTGCTCGCTCATCCGAAGTGGGGAGCTCTACCAGCTGCGCCGTCAGATGGAGATCGCCGAGCACTGGGTCTACTTCTCTTGTAGTGTCCTTGAGTGGGAGGCATATGATCCCTACCGTGCATGCTGGATTACTGTTCCTAAGATGCCACCTACCGAGAGCTTCATGTGTTCAGATAAGGAGTCCCTTGCCGTGGGCACTGATCTCCTTGTTTTTGGGAGGGAGCTTAATTCCTACATTGTTCTTAGATATAGCATTTTGACTAACTCTTGGTCCCCTGGTGTAGTAATGAATTCACCTAGGTGTTTGTTCGGATCTGCTAGCCTTGGAGAGAAAGCTATTGTGGCTGGTGGTACCAATGCCCAGGGTGACATACTTAGCTCTGCGGAGCTTTACAATTCTGAGACACAGACTTGGGAGACCTTACCTAGTATGAACAAGGCTCGGAAGATGTGTTCAGGAGTGTTCATGGATAGAAAATTCTATGTCATTGGTGGCATGGATAGTAATAAGGAGATGCTTACCTGTGGAGAAGAGTATGACTTGGCGAGAGGCTCTTGGAGGGTAATTCCTAATATGTCTGCTGGTCTCAATGGTGCCAGTGGTGCACCACCACTTGTAGCTGTGGTGAACAATGATCTTTATGCAGCTCATTATGCTGATAAGGAGGTGAGGAAATACAATAAGGATAATAATGCATGGGTGACATTGGGAAAATTACCTGAGAGATCTGTTTCAGTGAATGGTTGGGGCCTCGCATTCCGTGCATGTGGTGAATGGCTAATTGTTATCGGCGGGCCAAGAGGATCTCATGGAGGGATAATTGAGCTCAATTCTTGGATTCCAAATGAAGGGCCACCCGAATGGAATATGATTGCAAGCAAGCATTCAGGAAGCTTTGTTTATAATTGTGCTGTGATGGGCTGCTGA